The window CTGGCCGAGCAGGAGGAAGTGGTGCGAGTGGAGCTTGAGCCGGTACAGCGACGCCTGGCCGCGGCGGAAACCGCGGCCCAGAATGCGTATGCTGCCGCCTTCGAGATGTGGCAATGGCAAACGGCAGCCGTAAAGGTCGGCATGCTGGTGCCCCTGATGGTGATCGCGGGCTGGCTGTTCCGGCGGTTCCGCAACAGCGTTTATGCGCCGCTGGTCTACGCCTTCGGCATCGCTGTGGGTGGTAAAGTACTGGTCACGGTACACGCTTATTTTCCGGAGATTTATTTCAAGTACCTGATCATCGGCACTTCGCTCGCGCTCACCATTTGGCTGCTGGCGAAGTTGCTGCGGATGATCGCTCGGCCTCAAACGGCATGGCTGCTGAAGCAATATCGCGAAGCCTACGAATCGTTCCTCTGCCCGGTCTGCGATTTTCCGATTCGCCGCGGCCCGATGAAATTTTTGTCGTGGACGAAGAACACGATCAAGCGCCTGCCGCTGCCGAATATGACGGTGACGAACGAGCCGGAAACGGCGTACACCTGCCCGATGTGCGCGACGCAGTTGTACGAAGAATGTGGGCATTGCCACGGCATTCGCACGTCGCTGCTGCCGGCCTGTTCGCACTGCGGCGATACGCGGCCGGTGGGAGAATCGCCAGCCAATGCTTAAGTCGGGCTATAAAAACTCTCGCCAACCGCGCGTTTCGAGTTCCTTGACGACTTCGCGAATGGCTTCCTCTTCGCTCTTTTGCGCGACCAGGGTGGCATCGGGAGTGTGAACGACGACGCAGTCCTTCAAGCCGAGTGTGACGACGAGATGATCGTCACTGCCGCGGACGATGGTTCCCGTCGTACGAATGCCGACGTGCTTCGCCGCTTGTACGGTGTTGCCGCTGGCATCGACACCCGCCGTGCGCGAGATCGCTTGCCAACTGCCGACGTCATCCCAAGTAAACGGCGCTTTGACGACGGCGATGTTGGCGTAGTGTTCCATCACCGCGAAGTCGATGCTCTTGCCGCGGATCTCGCTGAACTCGCGATCGAAGACTTCGTTGAAATTCGGCTGCCCCCAAGCCGCGGCGATTTTTTGCAGATGCTCCATCATCGTCGGTTCGTACTTCGTCAGCGCATCGACGATCGTCTTTGCCTTCCACACAAAGATGCCGCTGTTCCACAGAAAATTGCCGGCTTGCACGTATTCTTCGGCGACACTCCGCGCCGGTTTCTCGCGAAAGCGCGTCGCTTTGAAAGCGCCGCTGTTACCGGCAATCGCCTGGCCGCATTCGATGTAACCGAATACTTCGGCAGGATAGGTCGGCTTGATGCCAAAGGTCACGATGCGAGTCGGATCGCTTTCGACGAGCGCGACCGCTTCTTGCAGCGCGCCGCGAAACGCTTCTGGCGGCGAGATTAAATGGTCGGCCGGCATG is drawn from Anatilimnocola floriformis and contains these coding sequences:
- a CDS encoding mannose-1-phosphate guanylyltransferase; translated protein: MLHAVIMAGGAGTRFWPLSRAASPKQLLDLVGGQTMIQQTVARLEGLVPAERLLIVTNRRLVEPMATQLPQLDVARILGEPCKRDTAPCVGLAALLVGLNDPDATMAVMPADHLISPPEAFRGALQEAVALVESDPTRIVTFGIKPTYPAEVFGYIECGQAIAGNSGAFKATRFREKPARSVAEEYVQAGNFLWNSGIFVWKAKTIVDALTKYEPTMMEHLQKIAAAWGQPNFNEVFDREFSEIRGKSIDFAVMEHYANIAVVKAPFTWDDVGSWQAISRTAGVDASGNTVQAAKHVGIRTTGTIVRGSDDHLVVTLGLKDCVVVHTPDATLVAQKSEEEAIREVVKELETRGWREFL